CCGGATGGCTGTTCCATGCCACTAAAAAGGCTGCCGCCCGAAAAATTATGGTAAGGGGTTTCAGTAAAAAAATGAACCCCAAGGCTCGTTTTGGAAAAGGGTATTATTTTTCCAAATCTCCAACAACCGCCTTAAAAGAAAAACCCGGGGCCAATGCCATAGTGGTTACGAGGGGCTCAAAAATGCTTACTAAAAACGCCCTAAGCACCAAACATTGGTCGACCGCAAAACTTAAAAAATTCTCCGGGGACCGGGACCTGAGAGGGAAAATACATAAAGGCGTCATCGGACCGAAACTTGGCAAAGAAATTGGGAGAAAGGCCGGAAGGCAAAGAAGGCCGGTGTTATACCGTTCGGCCCGGGATCGTAACGGCAGCAATCTTTTTATCCCGCCTTCGGTCTATCAAAAACATCCCAGGATTGTTCGCCCTCAAAAAGTAGTCAGCTATGGCCGATAATCGTTATGCCTTCATCTTCAACGCTTTCCGCCTTTCCGGTTGAAAAGAAATCCCCGATCGGCTAATCTTAAATATTATGAAACACCCAATGCATTTTATGTAAGGAACCTTATGGATTCAAGGATTGAACAACTTCAGGAAGAAATCCGGAGACTGGAAGAAGAAAAGGCCGACCGGGAAGCGGCCCTGCCGGCCCATTCCATCCGGCCGCACCAGCTCTTGATTATTGAAGAATTGGAAGAGGAAATCGAACGAAGGCAACAGGAATTGCAGGCCCTTATTTCTTCCAGGGAATAACCATCCGCTCCAGCCGTTGAAACAGCCAGTTAAAAAAAATCCCCAGCAAAGACAGGATAACCAGGCCGACCATCAGTTTCTTGGTCTCCATCAGGTCGGCGGCATTTAAGATCATGAAACCGATACCGGCATCGGCGGCCACCATCTCAGCGGCCACCACCAATAATAAGGCGATCCCCATGCCCAGTTTCATTCCGGCAAAAATCATAGGCAGGATGCTGGGAAAGATCACCTTTCTTATGATTCGGGTCCGGTTGGAACCCAGGCTCAAGGCGGCCTTGATCAGGAGCGGATCAACATTTTTGACCCCGGTATAGATGTTGATCACCACCGGGAAAAAGACCCCTAAAACAATCACGGCCACCTTAGATGCCTCGCCGATCCCTAACCAGAGGATGAGCAAGGGCAGTATGGCGATCTTGGGAATAGGGAAGGTGGCGGCAATGATCGGGTTGCCTATGGCCTCGGGGATGCTGAAAAACCCGATCAGGATCCCCACACCGATACCGAGCGAACAGGCGATGAGGAACCCCCAAAGGATACGACCGAGACTGGCCAGGATATGTTTAAAAATCAAACCGGTCTTGATCATGGCCCATCCTTCGGCCAGGATGGCGCTGGGGGCCGGGAGGAACAAAGGCGGGACCCATTGCCTCCAACTGACAAATTCCCAAACCAGCAGGATGAGGCAAAAAGAGATCAGACTCAGCCAGGGATGTTCCTTGCTCTGCAGAAAATAGGTCTTGTCCTGGACTATGGCCTTTTCCACTTGATCCGGGTTCGGTGGACCCTGGTCAAGTTTGTTTGATAAAACACTCAACCTTTTCCCTCCATAGCCTCTTTGGCCTGGCCCTTGATATAGCCCCAAATCCGTTCCACCAATTCCAGATAAGGTTTCTCTAAGGTCAGATGTTCCCCACGGGGCCTGGGCAGGTCAATGGGGACAATATCCAGGATCCGTCCCGGCCTCCGGGAAAGGACCACCACCCGATCCCCTAAAAAAACCGCTTCCTGGATATTATGGGTGATATAGAGAAAACTCTTCCGGGTTTCTTCCCAGATGCGGGCCAGTTCGTATTGCATCAGGGTCCGGGTCTGGGCATCCAGGGCCGAGAAGGGCTCGTCCATGAGCAGCAGCAGGGGATCATTGGCCAAGGCCCGGGCGATGGAGACCCGTTGTTTCATACCACCGGAAAGTTGGTGGGGATATTGGTGTTCACATCCCTTAAGCCCGACCATCTGAATATATTTTTCGGCAATGGCCGATTGTTCGGTCTGGTTTACTCCCCGCTCTTCCAGGCCATAGACGATATTTTTGAATACCGTTCTCCAGGGGAAAAGGGCAAACTCCTGAAAGACCACGGCTGTTTGAGGTTGGGTATTGTCGCCGGCCCCTTCAAAGACCACCTGGCCGGAGGTCGAACCCAGGAGTCCGGCAATGATGTTCAACAAGGTGGATTTCCCGCAGCCGCTGGGACCGACCACCACCAGAAACTCATTCTCTTCCACCGTGAGATTGATATGGTCGAGGGCTTCAGTGGTCTCACCCCGTCGATCCGTGTATTTTTTGGAAAGGTCTTGGATTGATACTTTCATTTTCGGGGTTTCGGCCTATTTCCCCAAAGCCTTCATGGCCTCTTTCCAGAAAGAAAGATCGACCAATTCGGAAGCGGCCATCTTTTTAGAAACCAGAGTGTGTCGAAAATACCAGTCCAATTGTTTTTGGATGTCCTCGGCATACAATTCCCCGTTGCGGTCGTTGTAGGGCAGGGCCAGGGCCACCGCCTCGGGTTTTTGCTCCGTATACTTGGAGATAAGGGTCAGGATTTCCTGAT
The sequence above is a segment of the Deltaproteobacteria bacterium genome. Coding sequences within it:
- a CDS encoding ABC transporter ATP-binding protein, with amino-acid sequence MKVSIQDLSKKYTDRRGETTEALDHINLTVEENEFLVVVGPSGCGKSTLLNIIAGLLGSTSGQVVFEGAGDNTQPQTAVVFQEFALFPWRTVFKNIVYGLEERGVNQTEQSAIAEKYIQMVGLKGCEHQYPHQLSGGMKQRVSIARALANDPLLLLMDEPFSALDAQTRTLMQYELARIWEETRKSFLYITHNIQEAVFLGDRVVVLSRRPGRILDIVPIDLPRPRGEHLTLEKPYLELVERIWGYIKGQAKEAMEGKG
- a CDS encoding ABC transporter permease gives rise to the protein MEKAIVQDKTYFLQSKEHPWLSLISFCLILLVWEFVSWRQWVPPLFLPAPSAILAEGWAMIKTGLIFKHILASLGRILWGFLIACSLGIGVGILIGFFSIPEAIGNPIIAATFPIPKIAILPLLILWLGIGEASKVAVIVLGVFFPVVINIYTGVKNVDPLLIKAALSLGSNRTRIIRKVIFPSILPMIFAGMKLGMGIALLLVVAAEMVAADAGIGFMILNAADLMETKKLMVGLVILSLLGIFFNWLFQRLERMVIPWKK